A single genomic interval of Sphingobacteriales bacterium harbors:
- a CDS encoding asparaginase, which produces MKIHIFVTGGTFDKEYDMLKGQLSLKKTHLKEIFELGRVKIDYILSELMLIDSLEMTDEQRQGIANSCEACPEDAILITHGTDTMVETAKAIARLNLAKTVVLTGALIPYKFESSDGFFNLGNALAFAQVLPPGVYIAMHGRYFEWNNVYKNRETGYFEELPSLKNR; this is translated from the coding sequence ATGAAAATCCATATTTTTGTAACAGGCGGTACTTTCGACAAAGAGTACGATATGCTTAAAGGACAACTGTCTTTAAAAAAAACACATTTAAAAGAAATTTTTGAGTTAGGCAGGGTAAAAATAGACTATATACTTTCGGAATTAATGCTGATAGATAGTCTTGAAATGACCGACGAGCAACGCCAAGGTATTGCCAATAGTTGTGAAGCCTGCCCTGAAGATGCTATTTTAATAACCCACGGCACAGACACAATGGTTGAAACCGCAAAAGCAATAGCACGGTTAAATTTAGCAAAAACAGTGGTACTTACCGGGGCGTTAATTCCGTATAAATTTGAAAGTTCCGATGGTTTTTTTAACTTAGGCAACGCGCTGGCTTTTGCCCAGGTATTGCCACCAGGCGTATATATTGCCATGCACGGGCGGTATTTTGAATGGAATAATGTCTATAAAAACCGTGAAACAGGCTATTTTGAAGAACTACCATCGCTTAAAAACAGGTAA